The following proteins come from a genomic window of Coffea arabica cultivar ET-39 chromosome 11c, Coffea Arabica ET-39 HiFi, whole genome shotgun sequence:
- the LOC113715375 gene encoding anthocyanidin 3-O-glucosyltransferase 2-like gives MEKAELIFIPWPLMGHLAQLVELAKLLINRDKKFSITVLISRLPASLDPITNKLIDSLVASSTTEALQFFQLPPTDPTPEWSSLSRGYFIQKQMDSQKPHVKKFIQQRQTDESSSSKLVGVVVDMFSTSIIDVADEFGIPSYVFFTSGAAFLGLMLHFQSLQDDHNQDVSEFSDSKSALSFPSFANPIPPSVLPIVLVDKPLWMHRFLQCARGYRKAKGILINTFTELEPYAVDSFNLSESSPEIYPVGPILNRVQYVSHDVQSGIMEWLDGQPPGSVIYISFGSLGSLQIDQVKELANGLERSGYRFLWCLRHPPPKNTIVDFPSEYENYRDVLPDGFLDRTANVGKVVGWVPQLAVLSHAAVGGFISHCGWNSTLESIWCGVPLATWPLESEQQLNAFQLVVELELSVEITLDYSSMDKNQALVTAEQIETGIRKVMESDSEVRKKVKEFSDKSRRSMKQGGSSYESLESLISKMLHNS, from the coding sequence ATGGAGAAAGCAGAATTGATTTTCATCCCCTGGCCATTGATGGGCCATTTGGCTCAGCTGGTGGAGCTTGCCAAGCTACTAATCAATCGAGACAAGAAGTTTTCCATCACAGTCCTAATCTCCAGGCTCCCTGCTTCCCTTGATCCTATCACCAATAAACTGATAGACTCTCTTGTTGCTTCCTCCACCACAGAAGCCCTTCAATTCTTTCAGCTTCCTCCGACAGATCCCACCCCTGAATGGAGTTCCCTCAGCCGAGGGTATTTCATCCAGAAGCAAATGGATAGTCAGAAACCTCATGTCAAGAAATTCATCCAACAGCGCCAAACTGACGAATCAAGCAGTTCAAAACTTGTTGGAGTAGTTGTCGACATGTTTTCTACCAGCATTATTGATGTAGCTGATGAATTTGGGATTCCTAGCTATGTTTTCTTCACGTCAGGTGCAGCATTTCTCGGCCTCATGCTCCATTTTCAAAGCCTTCAAGATGATCACAACCAGGACGTCTCCGAGTTCTCAGATTCAAAATCTGCCCTGTCATTCCCAAGTTTTGCCAATCCTATTCCACCATCAGTCTTGCCTATCGTCTTAGTGGACAAACCTCTCTGGATGCATAGATTCCTACAATGTGCTCGTGGATACAGAAAGGCCAAGGGAATCCTGATCAACACATTCACTGAGCTAGAACCATATGCAGTCGATTCTTTCAATCTATCAGAATCCTCTCCAGAAATCTACCCAGTAGGACCAATTCTGAACCGGGTACAATACGTATCCCATGATGTACAATCAGGAATCATGGAATGGTTGGATGGCCAGCCTCCAGGCTCAGTAATTTACATCAGCTTTGGCAGCCTGGGAAGCCTACAGATCGACCAAGTGAAAGAACTAGCAAATGGGCTTGAACGCAGTGGATACAGATTCTTATGGTGCCTGCGTCATCCCCCTCCTAAGAACACCATTGTTGATTTCCCAAGTGAGTATGAGAATTACAGAGATGTCTTGCCTGACGGATTTCTGGATCGAACAGCAAACGTTGGAAAAGTGGTCGGTTGGGTTCCACAGTTAGCTGTACTGTCACATGCTGCAGTGGGAGGATTTATATCACACTGTGGCTGGAATTCGACATTGGAGAGCATCTGGTGTGGGGTGCCCCTGGCAACATGGCCTTTAGAGTCAGAACAACAGTTGAATGCATTTCAATTGGTGGTGGAGCTGGAATTGTCTGTGGAAATAACATTGGATTATTCATCAATGGACAAAAATCAGGCTTTGGTTACAGCTGAGCAGATAGAAACAGGAATAAGGAAGGTGATGGAAAGTGATAGTGAAGTGAGGAAGAAAGTCAAAGAATTCAGTGATAAAAGTAGGAGAAGCATGAAACAAGGAGGTTCATCATATGAATCTCTTGAAAGCCTGATCAGTAAGATGTTGCACAATAGTTGA